A genomic region of Candidatus Schekmanbacteria bacterium contains the following coding sequences:
- a CDS encoding DUF1847 domain-containing protein — protein sequence MSLPKCALTCGNKKLTQGCFRGNGKFPKDCPTCTENEILDSTLSKYTSNKKIKKIFNAAAKVESAGYCKWTRVQEALEFAKIYEAKRIGIASCVGLMEESLLLEKLFENHGFEVLSACCKAGAFDKTKARIPEEDKIRPGNFEAICNPIAQAEFCNKYKTDLNFIMGLCIGHDALFTMHSKAPSSTIVVKDRVTGHNPAAVFHTANTYYKSLFGK from the coding sequence ATGTCTCTACCAAAATGTGCCTTGACTTGCGGAAATAAAAAGCTCACACAGGGATGTTTCAGGGGAAACGGTAAATTTCCGAAGGATTGTCCTACCTGCACAGAAAATGAAATTCTTGATTCAACTCTTTCTAAATATACTTCAAACAAAAAAATAAAGAAGATATTCAATGCCGCTGCAAAAGTTGAAAGTGCGGGATACTGTAAATGGACTCGTGTACAGGAAGCGTTAGAATTTGCAAAAATTTACGAAGCTAAACGAATAGGGATTGCTTCCTGTGTGGGGTTGATGGAGGAATCGCTTCTGCTTGAAAAACTATTCGAAAATCATGGATTCGAAGTTCTAAGCGCCTGCTGTAAAGCAGGAGCATTCGATAAAACAAAAGCCCGCATTCCCGAAGAAGACAAGATTCGTCCCGGAAATTTCGAAGCAATCTGTAATCCTATAGCCCAGGCGGAATTTTGCAACAAATACAAGACCGACCTCAACTTTATTATGGGGCTTTGTATAGGGCACGATGCGCTCTTCACTATGCATTCCAAAGCGCCTTCATCCACAATTGTAGTAAAGGACAGAGTTACAGGGCATAATCCAGCAGCGGTTTTCCACACTGCAAATACATATTATAAAAGTCTTTTTGGTAAATGA